A window of Drosophila santomea strain STO CAGO 1482 chromosome X, Prin_Dsan_1.1, whole genome shotgun sequence genomic DNA:
GGGGTCCTGGCTGGGGATTAGTGCGTTATTCGGTTTCATTGCACCCTTTTGCCGAAAGTTCAATTGcaatcttgttgctgctgctgctgctcttgttgttattgttgttgttattgttgttgttggagtAAATATACACCACACACAACAGAAAAACGCAGATTGTTCACTCGCCGTCTCTTTCCCGCCCCCTCAAGCCTgcactgccaaaaaaaatatgcattttcACTTAAAACGTAGAGAGGCGCAAACTTGCAACACAAAGTGTTCTTCAGATTTTTGGCACAAAAAAAATCCCCTTTTTTTTACTACAATGAAAATACGTGGGCAAATgtgaaaagccaaaaaatatgaTGCTACCCCTtctaaattataaaaatgccataaaaattaaattttaaatcatttatatGCATCATTAGCTGTACAAAACAGCCATTTTTGACTAAGTtttactaacaaaaaaaaacagcccATAActagcaaatatttgccaaatgTCCTTATTTGCAATTATCctttgaaaaattataaatataatatatagcaAGATAGCAGCTTACAAATCAGTGAATAATCAAATATTTCTAGCACTTGCACTGCGCATTTTCTTCGAGTGCACGCACATCCTGCACATCCTGTCTGCTGCCTTCTGCTCTTTGCttcgcctgctgctgttgctgctgtgtccTTTTTTTCCTGCCGTCGTTTTTCGGTGTGCGTTTGGTTTATTAATGTTGACCGTCAATTATGTTTTAATTGTCATAAAAGGTTTGTCCCTTTTGACTCACTTCCCCCCCCAACCCCCCCTCAAAAGCGGGGGATAAagccatgtgtgtgtgtgtgtgtgtgtttccaGGATATTCAGGACatgtgcgcgtgtgtgtgtgtgtgtgtgagcgagcAGAGTGTATGCAAACAATGAAATCCAACTGGGATAAGCTGCAGCAGAGCGAGAGGGAAGATGGCGAGCGGAACAGAAGTTGCTTGTCAACATGGACAAAGCTGGATATATatgtgactgtgtgtgtgtgtgtgtgtgtgtaaggcAGTTGACAGGTGTGCAgggtggtgtgtgtgtgtgtgtgagtgtgaggATGCTGCTGCTTCGATTTGGTTTTCCGGTTGTCAGGCAATTTGCCAGCAACTTACTGCAAAGATCAGCACAAAGAGtagcccacacacacacacacaccatgcacatacacacacacacacacacacctaccacacacacagagaaacAAGAGAGTGACACATACGCCATGGTGGCGAAGGAGGGGGGACTACAGAAATCTTCTCGCTTCTTTTACAACGATTcattaattgaattgaattgagtTGCAATGCAACTGCAGGTGGCATAATTCCACAGTaatataaattgcaatttccaCTGCATAATCTTTAACTTTATCTCCGCTGTAAGGAAACCCAAAAAAGTATGTTATACTTGCCAACTCGCCAATGAGCTCAAGTTTTTACTACAACTTCTGGGCAGCTAACAATTTGCTGCTCATTGAttaaatgtacataaatacaAGTTCAGGGAATTTGGGCAAAAGgatttaagaaaaaataataataaataatataaatagatTAATGCAGCGCTTAACAAAATGGCAGATTGACGACGTCGAAAAAGTGCGAGAAGCGCAGTAgtgaattttcaattttcaattttccacttttttaacatttaacattttgcCGCCGTTTTGCAGCTCgtcgtttttgaattttttgctcttctgtttttttgatttttttttgattttttgttgtcGTTCATTTGCTGCCGCCGATGCGCTGATGCCAATgccaatttatgaaattcaTTTTTTGCCTACGTTGTgattatttattcaaaaagttGGCCTCGGCCAGCGTCTGCTCGCTCCTGCAGTTATATCCTATATCCTGGCAGCCTCGCAGGACTCacaggactcgcaggactcgCGCCCTGTTTCCCGCACACTTTCGTTGTAAttgccattgttgtttttgttgtttttgttgttggtgttgttgttggtggtggtggcattGAGAGTTGTGAGTTGGGTGATTGGGTGATtgggtaaataaattaataacacAATTTATGCATGACGCACATTTATAATTACATTtggaaataatttaattaaaattgttaacGCTTGATTGAAGTTAAATCgaatcgcatcgcatcgcaacGAACAAGACAGAGGTCCTTACAAAAAAGCGacttaattaaattagccCATCGCATCGATGCGGGGCACACAACAACATGCCatcataatataataaaatgccAACAAACTGACCAATTGCCATATCGGCCAACCGAAATCAGTTTTCGAGGCTCATGTACATATTTCGGTGTCCAGTTACTCCTTCGTTTCCTTCGTTTCCGGCACCAAAAAGGACATTCGAGTAAAGGCTTGTGTGTGCGGTTGCTCAAATAAACCGATCAGCAGTAACGGTAATTAAAAGCCAACCAAATGACCAAATAAGCCACACCacaccaacaaaaaaaaacaacaaaaaaaaaggaggaaaaattgggaaaatggtgaaaagggggaaaaggaaaagaactgtgtgtgtgtatgctgATGGAAATCTtagaaaaataatacaaccTGGACATGGACATACGACAAAATGACACAAAGCCAGAGATACCCTATAAAAATCAACCAGAAATGTTGGCTAATAAAATGCCCTTCTTACTGATTAAAACAATGTTACAAACATTATTAAcattacaaatgttttttaattaacaaaagaagcccattttaatttgaaacaaatcaaatcattTGGTTCAAAGATAAAGCTAAAGAATCAGCAGCAAAAATTCGGCAATAATAAATGTGATTTGTGTCGCGAAGAAACTTTGATAAACTACAGGGTATTTCCAGGGTAAGCGCTAATAGCTGTTTGAGCATTCGAATTGCAAGACCACaatgcacactcacacacacacatagttAAAAGCAGATAAGGCAAAAGCACACACTCGCATATGTAAGCAGTAAATCAACatgaaaacacacacacacacacgcgcaaCTGAGTGTAAATATGTGTTGGTTATGCCCACAAATCAATTAAGTCGATTGGGGCAACATTTTCGGGTGGTAACACACACcctcacacactcgcacacacccgcacacacacacacaagaaaATGGCAAAGAGTTGTTAAGCGCCAAAATGACACATGCAAAAGTGGAGAAAAGCACTCATCAAAAGAACCGCGAAGAAGTCGAATATTCTGctcccaaaaaataaaaagaaaatatgcaaatttaacAGCCAAGAAAGAAAGCGATGCATTCGATGAAACATTTGCTCATTTACAAAATGACAATCCAATAATACGCGCTTTAAATCAAACCAATAAGCAAGGCTATCAGGCAAAAACTTTAGCCACTTCCGGTTCCAGTGTTGGTAAACCACTTAACAAGCAAGCAGCTAAAGAATTGCAGTATGCAAGTTGGTAAGtgataaatataattaatagaatagaatataatagaatataatataatatattacaaaaatatatatcataaGTCAATAAAGATACGATTTCTATGCAGTTACTAAAAAAGCGCAAATGCATAAGAGATCTATGGCATCATGGTCATACATTTGATGCCCATCTTGTAGGAGATTATAATGCAAATGTTCAATTTTGCTAACAGACTAAAATAGCCAGCTATTATATATATGGAGATATTCCATCACAAGATAATAAAAAGAtcaaataatatataacaAAGCTAATGCTAAGTACTATAAGCTCTCATAATTATATAGTAGTAATTATCCCTGTTTGTTCAAAAGCCCCATATAAAACTGATTTTTCGAGTTGAGTGGCAGGAAAGCAGGCAGTTTGTCGGTACGACGCTGGCCAACGAGTGCAAACGAATGCCAGCGAATCCTGGGCCGAAGGACTAAGGACGAAGCACtaaggacgaaggacgaaggacgaaggacgatgTGGCACTCTGACTGCCGGGTAGTATAAATACCGGAGACACACGGCCGTCGGCCATCAGTTCTGCCAACGATTTCACATTGGACGCGTGCCACGCGCTGCTTGCTCCTCAACGTCCTTGCCACGAGCATCGCAACTCGCCGCAGacttctgtttgtttgtttgtttgtttgtttgtttgttttttttcttgttcCTCTGATTGTGCACGTGCAGCAAATTCCAAGTTCCAATGTTCACCAATTGGCTGactggcagcagcaacagcagcacgcCGGCAATTCGGTCGTCGGTAGCGGGCATCGTTGGTGCGGTGGGCAGTGGGACAGCCAGTGGAGTTAGTGCCTCCGCTTTGGTCATGAGCTCGCCGCCGGATGTCATCCTGGAGGTGGGTCCGGCGCCCACCAATGTCCGCTTCGTGGCCCACTCCCTGGTGCTGGGCATGCACAGTGGCTACCTGCGTTCCGCCATTCGTTTGGATGAGGCAACCGCAACCGCAACTGCCGCCTCTGCctctgcatctgcatctgcatccgcagcagcaggtgcatcagcagcagcgggCGCATCCGCAGCAGCTGGCAGTTGCAACGCAGCAGGAAGCGCAGCAACGACGGCAACGGGCGAACTGCTGCTGTATCTCGGCAATGTGACCGCCGATCAGTTTGCACCGCTGCTCACCTACATGTACACCGGCTATCTGGACTTGACCGTGGACAACATCTTTGCCGTGCTGCTGGCCACCCATGTGCTGCACATGCCACGTGCTCTGGAAATCTGCCGGTGGGTGTGGGGGGTTCAACTCTCAACTCTCAAGTCTCAAGTCTCTCATATTTATGCATTACTTGCCATATTCTTGCGATTCTATTTGAATATATTAGATAGATGATCTATATGCATATTTTCCAGCTCATTTTTGGCGCGCGCCCAAACGGAGGGCTATTTGAACGGCAATCCCGCCCAGCTGTGTCCAGTGCCCAGCATTCCCGCCAAGGTCATCCGCCCGATACCCAGCAAGGCCACCATGCCCAACTTCGGCTTTCTGCCCATGCCACAAGGTGCTCCAAGTGCTCATCCAAGTGCTCATCCCACTGCTCATCCCACTGCTCATTCAACTGCTCATCCAAGTGCTCATCCCACTGCTCCAACTCCCACTCTCAGTTCCTTTGGCGCCAACTCATCGCACCTGGAGCACCACGAGTCCACGTCGCTGCTGGATGATGCCAACGCTgtggacgaggacgaggatgtgGAGGTGTTCATCGACAGCAACACGATGACGGATAACGAGGCGGATCTCGAACCGGACGTGGACATGGACTGCAATGTGTCGGTGGTAAGTTCGCTGGACAGCCTGAACATCGAGCGTCTGGATGTGAAGCCACCCACgccaactgcaacagcaagagcaacagcaacaacctTGCCACCAATGGTGGCCACTGCTactgcagctgttgctgccaccAAAGCCAAGTCGCAAAGTGTGCCGTCGAAAGGTGTCAGCTCCAGGCGGGATTCGCATGCGAAGGTCAGTAGAACGAAATCGAATGCGTCCAGCAGCAGATCCCGGAAATCCAGTGGCCTGCAGGTGGCCAGGGCACCGATTCCAGCTGCCCAATTGGATTTGACACCCAATGCCACACCCATAACGCCCACGAAATTCATCATCGATGTGGCCAGTTGCGATGGACCGGTGCGTTTTCGTCGCATCTTGAACACGGCCTACGGCCACAAGCCGGTGGAGGCGATGGATGCGACGAACACGGCTGCTCCAgctgcatccacatccatggCGGTGGAGCAACATCGCAGCCAGCAGAGTGTCAGCTATTCGTTTCACCAGCAAATGGCCCGTGCCATCAGCAGTCAGCAGCGGCAGCTGAGTCaccagcagctggaggagagCGAGAACAGTGGCGATGCCACACCACCAGCGACGCTGGGTGGCAGCAAGCAGCCACGTGCCACTGCATCTGCCACATCTGTGGGCACTAGAAAGTCACAGGCAACTGGAGCTGCAACTGGAGCTGCAACTggaaatgcaactgcaaccaGTGGCAATCAGGAGCTGTATGTGTGCGTCTATTGCAAGCACACCTTCAAGTCGCAGTACTGCTATCAAAAGCACGCCAAGCGACACCTCAACCCCCTGACAttgaccaccaccaccaccaccaccaccaccacggaGAAGAAACTGCTGGCGGAACCGGCCGCCGCTTCCATGGCCAGCAGCTCGGAAATGGATCACACATCGTTGGCTCAGAGTGGCGCCACAAACGCAGTTGTTGCAAAtggtgcaacagcaacagcagctgcagcagcagcagcagcaggaggaggaggaggaggaggaacagcagcaacagcagcattgTTGCGACGAGAGGTGCGACCGCTGGACATGAATGTGCAGTATTATCCATGCAAAACGTGCGGCAGCAAGTTTCCCAGCTACTATTTCGTGCACAAGCATCGCAAGATGTGCCATGCGGATGAGATTGAGGCGACTGCCACCAGCAACACGAGCAACACAAGCAACACGAGCAACAATAGCCacaatagcagcagcaacacgagcagcaacagcaacacaagcagcagcaacaccagcaacagcagcaacaacaacaacaaacgcGAGGATCAGCagacacagcagcaacattagcagcatcagcaacattaacatcatcagcaacatcagcaacatcagcaacatcaacaacatctGCAACATCTGCAACATCTGCAACATCTGCAATAATGCAACCAAAATGGCATATTGCAAAATCAAAGCAACGAAATTTACGAATTTATATACAACtaaccaacacacacacacacgcacacacacacacacacacaaagaatgtttttttttgtcgctctagaaatgcaattaaatgaataaaaagtACTTCAACTTAACAAAAAACGGATTAAACCTTAAAAATAAGTTTGAAACAAGTGCACAAGTGAAAGTGGCCACAAGCATTCAAAAGTTTCATCAAGTTAATGATGAAGTTGAAGTTTCATCAAGTTGAAAATTCATCAAGCTAAAGCTGTGAATGAATGAGATAATGAAGAAATCACCTGGAATTTAAGTTTGAATTTGGATTTGAATACTTTTGATAATTGGAATCGCTTTAAATCGAATCACATTCCgggctcatcatcatcataatcatcatcGGCATAATACTCCACTTTTTGCACCCTTTTACAAGCGAAGATTGAAATGCGAGTGGAAGAGGGGAAAGGGGGAGTGGGGGAGTGGGGGAGAGGTAGATACAAATGTAAACAAGCCTTGCCgcaatttaataattaaattaaatcactTGCATAATAAAAAAGACGTTTACAAAAAagactttaatttaattgagtttaatTAACTCGCCAGGGAGATGACAGCCAACAAGGCCGCGCAAAGCGAAACGAGGCAAACGAAGCAAAGACGATGATGGCAactgcctgctgctgctgggtggtgggtggtagtgggtggtgctagtgggtggtgggtggctcAAGTGGGTGGCCCAAGTGGGCGGTGGTGCAAACAAAAACCGCAAGCGGCCGAAAAACCGTTGAGCTgagccgcaaaaaaaaaaaaaatgagtgAAATGAGTAAAATGAGCGAGACTCGCGGGAAAACCCAGCGTAGCACCAATTGGAGTTACTTCTTCAtaccaaccacccaaccacccatcACCCACCCACTCACTTCCCCGCCTCCCTTCCCCCATCCCCTCAAAATGCTGTCAACTCTTTTTGGCCCTGGACTCCGACAACTTGACTTGAGGCCATATAGCGCCAGCTCAGTGTCTCTCTttgtttatatacatacatatatacatacatacatatatacatatgtacatacatatacatatagatatatatacatacatatatatctatatataaatatatattcttttttgaTGAAATATTAATCGAAAACGCTGGCGGAGAAGCGCAGGCAGGGCAAACAGAATCGCAGAATCGCAGAATCCCACGAAACGGACATAGATAGCCAGTTCTGATTGGATTGAGCaggaggagatggaggagaaggaggagcaggaggagcaggaggagcaggaggagcaggaggagcaggaggaggaggtggtggccaCTGGTGGGCAGTTGCTGCTCGGTTGGATAGTTTGATTAAACGGCACAAAAGAgactgctgctcctgctgctaCTGCACCACATTGCAGTTGTCGATGGCGGGAAATGCATTTTTGATGTGCTCCGCGGGGGGAGGGAGGGGAGTGCGCCAAAAGGACATTAACATACCAAtgtaaaatcaaaataaacaaagactGAATGGAAAGCTTTCAACTGGTTAACAGGAAGCTTTTTCGCTTCGCGGGACACTCGCTGTAAAAGCTCCCTTTTTAAACTTTGATAGACGAAAGCTTCTTTTTGAAACTTTGAAAAGCAAAATCtccttttcgaaactttgAAGGGCAAAAGCTCCTTTTTTGAAACTTTGAAGAGCAAAATCTCCCTTTTAAAAACCAAACTCTCCTTTTTGAAACTTTGAAGAGCAAAATTCCTTTTTGAAACTTTGAGAGCAAAAGCTcctttttaaaactttaaaagaTGAAAGCTTCTTTTTGAAACTATGAAAAGCAAAATCTCCTTTTTGAAAAGCAATATCTCCTTTTTGAAACTTTAAAAGGCGAAATCTCCTTTTTGAAACTTTGAAAGGCAAAATCCTTTTAAAACTTAGTAGCAAAACATAGAACCATTTGCAGTCAAGTCCTGCGCACAGGATCAAAGTTCCTCGCAGCTTTTGTGCTGTGCTTTCAAAGCTAAATAGCTGAGGAAGCCAACCTGTTCTTAAATGGCAATTGAATTCAGCTTGCTGCGAAACTCTTGAATTAAATGATATATAACCTAATAGTTAATAACCTAACCTGATAGTTAATTAGTTGATAATTGACAATTGAAAGTTGAACATATAAGAAATGGCCCCGAAATAAAAGTTAGTTAGTTTTCGGCACTTACCGTCGCCATCGAGGGCGCGAATCTCGATTGCATTGACCATcaaattgccattgccatcCGATAGGAGCGGCAACGAGATCGCCGATGCGGTGGCCGTTGTTGTCGCCGtggatgaggacgaggatgcGGACGAGGATGCGGACGAGGACTTGGCGCCCGATGCCGTCGACATAATGGATGCGGCGCTGATCAGCAGCATTGAGGAGGcggatgacgacgacgacgacgacgacgacgataaggatgaggatgaggatgctGCGGTTGGCGTGGATGTGACCACAACTGAAGCGGACGACGTGGATGTCAGCGATGTCTTGGCCATCGATCCTTGATCCTTGGCATTGGCCTTTGACATTGGGCCGTGACTATTGCTGATGCCACTGATGCCACTGATGCCACTGCTGCTATTGGTCATCGCTGCCGTTGCATTTCCAGTTGCCTCACCGGCATTCAGTTCGAAGCGCTTCCTCTTGGATTCACTgcaaccgaaaccgaaaccgaaaccgaaacgaGAGAGATGGCAATAGTTAGTTATAGCATTTGCATTATGTTTAATGCACATTGCACACACTCACCTAACATCTGAGTGCAATTCATTGCCGGCGCCCAGTCCCTCGACTTGGGCAGCCTTCAGCTTCTGGCCCAGATAGTTGCCCGCCGTGGTGGCCGTGTGTCCATAGGTGTTcacaccagcaccagcaccagcaccagcaccagcaccactcTCACTCGCCGTCGCCGCCGTTGCAGCTGTTGAATTGGTCGTCCTGGCTGAGGGCATTGCCTTCACGATCTTATCGCCAATCGCCGCCGCAttcgccgctgctgctgcagctgcagcatcaTCGCCGCCGGCGGACGCCTTCACATTGGCAATGACCACAGTTTGATAGCCTGGCTTGAAGCCATTCAAGGTTACGCCCTGCGCCGCTGTCGCATTGCTGCTGGCTGAAATGTAGAGAATGGTGCAGATTTAGTAAGAATCCTTGCCAGAATTGGGGGTCATAATAATCCCTTGTCCATATGCCATAGATGCCATAGATGCCATAGATGCCATAGATGCCATAGATGCCATAGATTGTCTACATCTAAGGCACAGCTGAGGATTAGCCTATATAGGCTTGAAGACTCACCATTATAGCCATCGGCATTGACGACGGCCTTTGTCGCCGCACTTTTGGCCAGCGAATCGTTGGCTTCGGCGATCCGCGAGTCCGCTCCCTTTGCCGCCGTGCCCGCTGGCTCGGTCGCTGTTTCCGGTTTGCCCACACCCTTGGCCGCTGCCGTTGCGGTGGCGCCCGTTGCCGTTGTCGCATTGTCACCAGCGCTGGCGGCACTTGCTCCGGTTGCCGGTGTGCCGGCAGTGGCAACGGTTGCTGCTCCGGCTGTGGCCGCTGCCTCCTCCTCGGCGGTTTTGCTCTTCGCCTCGCCGCCCGCTGAGATCTCTGGTGGTGCTGTTGCCgtagctgttgctgttgcaggtgtgcttgctgctgctgctgctgctgctgctgctgctgctgccgctgctgagGTTgctactcctcctcctcctcctcctccggctgctgcggctgttgGTCCTCCAGCTGTTGCCGCATTCTTATCGCTGCTGGCGCTCGCCGTCTTGCCGGCATCATTCGTTTTAtccgctgctcctgctgctcctgtcgAGCTCGCCGTTGATGATGatgttactgctgctgctgctgctgctgctgctgctgctgctgctgctgatgatgctgttgatgttgctgttgtggttgctgctgctgccgccgccgctttGGCCACCTTTTCACTGGCCGCCGTTGCCTCGACAGCCTTGCTAGCGGCGCTTGCCTTCTCGGCGGCACTTTCGGCCGCCTTGGCAGCATCCGCAGCCGCCTTCTCCGCCACCCGTTCCCGCTCGGCGGCACGCTCGGCACGCTCACGCTCGGCAACGGCGGATGAGCGACCGCCGgacttttgctgctgctcgcgCTGCAGGCGCGTCATCACGCCGGTGGTCATCGAATCGATGATGCACTGCGGCTGTGCGGCCTGCGCCTTGGCTGGATTGCGGGAGCTGCGCGTTCGCTGGCGGGACTTGCGTAGCAGCTGCTTGTAGTTCTCGGTCTTCTTGCTGAGGTAGTAGTAGCGTACGCAATCCTGCGGCGATTTGCGATCCAAGCTGGCGGCAATGGCGCCAAAGTTCTTCGGATGCTGCAAATACTTCTCCTTGAACGTCTCCTTCTCGCCGGCGGTCCACATGTTGAGCGCCTTGCGCTGCTGATGCACAGCGACCATGTCGTCGATAAGTCCATTTTCGTTGTGATAGGCACATCGCCGCTGGCGGGCATCGTGCATTAGTGGCGGTATGACCGCATACGAGCGCATCTTCTTATCCTCGAGCGCCTGCTCCTGCAGCCCATCCATGATCTCCTCGAGATCCGCTTCGGATTTAATGCGCGAACCGACGCGATTGAAGCGCTCCTTATCCTCGCGCTGTTTGCGCAACTCCGTGAACACCTTCTCGAAGAACTCGCGATTCTTGGCCTCGCGTGCTTTCCGCTTCGCACTGGCCTCCATGCGCTCGCATCGCCGCTGCCAATCCGCCTGCTCCTTGGTGTACTTCTCCACCAGACCCTGATTGTGCAGCCATCGCTCCGCTTTCAGTTTCCGGAtgtgcagcagcagtggcGCACGTATTTGGCTCTGATGCTGGCGTATCAGCATGGTGAGGGCCTCCACATCCAGTGGCTGATTGTACAGCGGCAACCAGGGACGACCGGCCATGGAAGCTGGCGAGGATTCATCGGCCGCTGCATTGTGCAGCATGGAATGTTGCGCTTGGGCCGTCTTCCGATTGGCCGCATAGATCTTCTCCGCCAGCATTTGACTGCGCCACGTTAGCTCCACCACCTGCTGCTCATCCTGTTCATCCAGACCATCGTTGTTGTTCTCGCTCAACTCCTTGGCTGATCTCTGCTCCTTGGCCAATGCGGCCACCTCCATGAGCGATTTCTCCTTCTTGCGCAGCGTCTCCATTGTCGTCTCCGCGGACTTGATCTCATTGTCCACCTTCTGTATCTGCATGAGTAGCTCCTCCTTGGCGCTGGTCCTACCCCGCTCCTCCATCGAACTATCGCT
This region includes:
- the LOC120457142 gene encoding mucin-21, with the protein product MFTNWLTGSSNSSTPAIRSSVAGIVGAVGSGTASGVSASALVMSSPPDVILEVGPAPTNVRFVAHSLVLGMHSGYLRSAIRLDEATATATAASASASASASAAAGASAAAGASAAAGSCNAAGSAATTATGELLLYLGNVTADQFAPLLTYMYTGYLDLTVDNIFAVLLATHVLHMPRALEICRSFLARAQTEGYLNGNPAQLCPVPSIPAKVIRPIPSKATMPNFGFLPMPQGAPSAHPSAHPTAHPTAHSTAHPSAHPTAPTPTLSSFGANSSHLEHHESTSLLDDANAVDEDEDVEVFIDSNTMTDNEADLEPDVDMDCNVSVVSSLDSLNIERLDVKPPTPTATARATATTLPPMVATATAAVAATKAKSQSVPSKGVSSRRDSHAKVSRTKSNASSSRSRKSSGLQVARAPIPAAQLDLTPNATPITPTKFIIDVASCDGPVRFRRILNTAYGHKPVEAMDATNTAAPAASTSMAVEQHRSQQSVSYSFHQQMARAISSQQRQLSHQQLEESENSGDATPPATLGGSKQPRATASATSVGTRKSQATGAATGAATGNATATSGNQELYVCVYCKHTFKSQYCYQKHAKRHLNPLTLTTTTTTTTTTEKKLLAEPAAASMASSSEMDHTSLAQSGATNAVVANGATATAAAAAAAAGGGGGGGTAATAALLRREVRPLDMNVQYYPCKTCGSKFPSYYFVHKHRKMCHADEIEATATSNTSNTSNTSNNSHNSSSNTSSNSNTSSSNTSNSSNNNNKREDQQTQQQH